One region of Primulina tabacum isolate GXHZ01 chromosome 17, ASM2559414v2, whole genome shotgun sequence genomic DNA includes:
- the LOC142531554 gene encoding 2-methylpropanoate--CoA ligase CCL4-like — MEELKKSNANSCPLTPLTFLERAATVYGDCTSVIYNSMSYTWSQTQVRCLRMASSIASVGIQRGRVVSVMAPNIPAMYELQFAVPMAGYVLNNINTRLDSRTVSVILRHSESKLVFVDFQLLGIVMEAISLFPLKLQPPLVILIEKDENLVSMVGIHDTYESMVRKGNPKFKWVSPENEWEPMTLNYTSGTTSSPKGVVHSHRSIFIITFDSLINWSVPKQPVYLWTLPMFHSNGWSYTWGMAAVGGTNVCLRRFDARVVYESINRHNVTHMCGAPVILNMLANYPGARPLKSPIQFMTGGAPPPAAVVLRTESLGFDVAHGYGLTEVAGVVISCAWKSKWDVFPATERARLKARQGVRTLGITAADVVDPESGISVKRDGSTLGEIVLRGACLMLGYLKNPEATSKCMRGDGWLYTGDVGVMHPDGYLEIKDRAKDIIITGGENVSSVEVESVLYSNPVVNEAAVVARPDDYWGETPCAFLSLKEGVSQKPVAENEMIEFCRAKLPHYMVPRTVVFMAELPKTATGKVQKFTLRDIANKMGSMASASRL, encoded by the coding sequence ATggaagaattgaagaaaagcAACGCGAATTCATGTCCCCTTACCCCTTTGACGTTTCTTGAGAGGGCGGCAACTGTTTATGGCGACTGTACCTCAGTTATCTACAATTCCATGTCCTACACGTGGTCTCAGACGCAAGTAAGGTGCTTGAGAATGGCGTCTTCTATTGCTTCTGTTGGAATCCAGAGAGGTCGCGTGGTCTCGGTTATGGCGCCGAACATTCCCGCCATGTACGAGCTCCAGTTTGCGGTGCCGATGGCGGGTTATGTACTCAACAACATCAACACTCGCCTGGATTCCAGGACGGTCTCCGTGATTCTCCGCCACAGTGAATCGAAGCTTGTTTTTGTAGACTTCCAGCTCCTGGGTATAGTGATGGAAGCTATTTCTCTGTTTCCGCTCAAATTGCAGCCTCCATTGGTCATCCTCATCGAGAAAGATGAAAACTTGGTGTCAATGGTGGGAATTCATGATACCTACGAGTCTATGGTGCGGAAGGGTAATCCGAAATTCAAATGGGTTTCGCCGGAGAATGAATGGGAGCCCATGACCCTGAATTACACATCCGGCACAACTTCGTCTCCTAAGGGTGTTGTGCATTCTCACAGATCCATTTTCATTATCACCTTCGATTCTTTGATCAATTGGTCGGTTCCGAAGCAGCCGGTGTACCTCTGGACGCTGCCCATGTTCCATTCCAATGGCTGGAGCTACACTTGGGGAATGGCTGCCGTTGGTGGAACCAATGTCTGCCTCAGAAGGTTCGATGCCCGCGTGGTTTACGAGTCCATAAATCGTCACAATGTTACGCACATGTGCGGTGCGCCGGTGATACTCAACATGTTAGCAAACTATCCCGGTGCAAGGCCATTGAAGAGCCCAATTCAGTTCATGACTGGCGGCGCTCCACCGCCGGCGGCCGTGGTTCTGAGGACTGAATCATTGGGATTCGATGTGGCCCATGGATACGGGTTGACTGAGGTGGCGGGAGTGGTGATTTCTTGCGCGTGGAAGTCAAAGTGGGATGTATTTCCGGCGACTGAGAGAGCCAGGCTTAAAGCTAGACAAGGGGTGAGGACACTGGGGATCACGGCGGCGGATGTGGTGGACCCAGAAAGTGGAATTAGTGTGAAAAGGGACGGATCAACACTGGGGGAAATCGTGCTCAGAGGTGCCTGCTTGATGCTGGGTTACCTTAAAAACCCCGAAGCCACCTCCAAATGCATGCGGGGAGACGGATGGCTCTACACCGGAGATGTGGGTGTGATGCACCCAGATGGATACCTGGAAATAAAGGATCGCGCGAAAGACATCATCATCACCGGCGGCGAAAATGTGAGCAGCGTGGAGGTTGAGTCTGTCTTATATTCCAATCCGGTGGTGAATGAGGCAGCTGTGGTGGCTCGGCCCGATGATTACTGGGGCGAAACCCCGTGTGCATTCTTGAGCTTGAAGGAGGGGGTGAGCCAGAAGCCGGTGGCCGAAAATGAGATGATAGAATTCTGTCGAGCCAAGCTGCCACATTACATGGTACCGAGGACGGTGGTTTTCATGGCTGAGCTCCCGAAAACCGCCACCGGAAAAGTCCAGAAATTCACCTTAAGAGACATTGCCAACAAAATGGGCTCCATGGCATCGGCAAGTCGATTATAA